Proteins encoded within one genomic window of Candidatus Brevundimonas colombiensis:
- a CDS encoding TfoX/Sxy family protein has protein sequence MAYDADFGEWVREHFAGLGRVEIKRMFGGAGVYASGVIFALLDDGVVWLKGDAALGEVFEAVGSRQFTFPTKDGRTMSMSYWTLPETALDDPDEAVDWARRSLTVAVKKASGKTPRSAI, from the coding sequence GTGGCTTACGACGCCGACTTCGGGGAATGGGTCCGCGAGCATTTCGCGGGTCTGGGTCGGGTGGAAATCAAGCGGATGTTCGGCGGGGCCGGGGTCTATGCGTCTGGCGTGATCTTCGCCCTGCTGGACGACGGCGTGGTCTGGCTGAAGGGCGATGCAGCGTTGGGTGAGGTGTTCGAGGCCGTGGGTTCTCGACAGTTCACCTTTCCGACCAAGGACGGGCGGACGATGAGCATGAGTTATTGGACCCTGCCGGAAACGGCGCTGGACGATCCCGACGAGGCGGTCGACTGGGCCCGCCGGTCGCTGACGGTGGCGGTCAAGAAGGCGTCGGGCAAGACGCCCAGATCCGCTATTTAG